In a single window of the Campylobacter fetus subsp. testudinum 03-427 genome:
- the rluD gene encoding 23S rRNA pseudouridine synthase (Pfam matches to PF00849.18 PseudoU_synth_2, and to PF01479.21 S4): MNEFISSNSARLDQILASYLSISRNQISELIKSGNVYVNDNLMLKPSFKVLLNDKISFNLPKAKFDNCEFKADFDVEILYEDDDILVLNKPSNLTVHPAPSVKEATLVEWLKQNGYMLSTLNGDIRAGIVHRLDKGTSGVIVVAKNNASHSALTAQLSDKSMGRVYLALIDLNLKDKVIIDRPIGRNPQNRLKNSVVANGRAAKSAFTNIICEDDLNLIAAKLFTGRTHQIRVHLASINRHILGDNLYGFKSKNCKIKRVMLHAYILNLIHPKSGEKMQFVAPLPTDFYDILSKKIDKEILNEKIDPEFVSSAFYGFNEWMCL; this comes from the coding sequence TTGAATGAATTTATATCTAGCAACAGTGCTAGGCTAGATCAAATTCTCGCTTCATATCTGAGCATTTCAAGAAATCAAATTAGTGAGCTTATAAAATCAGGAAATGTATATGTGAATGATAATTTAATGCTAAAACCATCATTTAAAGTCCTTTTAAACGATAAAATCAGTTTTAATTTACCTAAGGCTAAATTCGATAACTGTGAGTTTAAAGCTGATTTTGATGTGGAAATTTTGTATGAAGATGATGATATTTTAGTGTTAAATAAACCTTCAAATCTCACAGTTCATCCAGCACCTAGCGTTAAAGAAGCAACATTAGTAGAGTGGCTAAAGCAAAATGGCTATATGCTTTCTACTCTTAATGGAGACATAAGAGCTGGTATCGTTCATAGGCTAGATAAGGGAACTAGCGGAGTTATCGTAGTAGCTAAAAATAACGCTTCTCACTCTGCTTTAACCGCCCAATTAAGCGATAAGAGTATGGGTAGAGTATATTTAGCCTTGATAGATTTGAATCTCAAAGATAAAGTAATTATCGATAGACCAATAGGCAGAAATCCGCAAAATAGATTGAAAAACAGCGTTGTGGCAAATGGCAGAGCTGCGAAATCTGCTTTTACGAATATTATTTGTGAAGATGATTTAAATTTAATAGCAGCTAAGTTATTCACAGGCAGAACTCATCAGATAAGAGTGCATTTAGCTAGCATAAATCGTCACATTTTAGGTGATAATTTATATGGTTTTAAGAGCAAAAACTGTAAAATAAAAAGAGTTATGCTGCATGCTTATATACTAAATTTGATACACCCAAAAAGCGGTGAAAAGATGCAGTTTGTAGCACCTTTACCGACTGATTTTTATGATATTTTAAGTAAAAAAATTGACAAGGAGATTTTAAATGAAAAAATTGATCCCGAGTTTGTTAGCTCTGCTTTTTATGGCTTTAATGAGTGGATGTGCCTATAA